A stretch of the Glycine soja cultivar W05 chromosome 13, ASM419377v2, whole genome shotgun sequence genome encodes the following:
- the LOC114382756 gene encoding structural maintenance of chromosomes protein 4-like isoform X1, whose amino-acid sequence MAPHAESAPDSATRRRSSARPRLFIKEMVMRNFKSYAGEQRVGPFHKSFSAVVGPNGSGKSNVIDAMLFVFGKRAKQMRLNKVSELIHNSTNHQNLDSAGVSVHFQEIVDSDDGTYEAVAGSDFVITRVAFRDNSSKYYINDRTSNFTEVTKKLKGKGVDLDNNRFLILQGEVEQISLMKPKAQGPHDEGFLEYLEDIIGTNKYVEKIDESHKLLESLNEKRSGVVQMVKLSEKERDSLEDVKNEAEAYMLKELSLLKWQEKATKLALDDTGGKMDELQGNVATLEESLKAERDKIQDSKQTLKELETTHNNYMKRQEELDNDMRKCKEEFKEFERQDVKYREDFKHVNQKIKKLEDKVEKDSSKIEALIKEGEESTVLIPKLEDNIPKLQKLLLDEEKVLEEITESSKVETEKYRSELAKVRAELEPWEKDLIEHNGKLEVACTEAKLLNDKHEGASQAFEDAQKQMKSISETIKSKTASISQINSDIEKRKHEASEAHQIEEECIKEQDELIPLEQSARQKVAELKSVLDSEKSQGSVLKAILKAKETKQIEGIYGRMGDLGAIDAKYDVAISTACHGLDYIVVETTNAAQACVELLRRENLGVATFMILEKQVDLLPKLKKNVSTPEGVPRLFDLVKVQDERMKLAFFAALRNTVVAKDLDQATRIAYGGNTEFRRVVTLDGALFENSGTMSGGGGKPRGGKMGTSIRATSVSVESVANAEKELSRLTDKLNDIRQRIMAAVQRYQASEKAVAALEMELAKSQKEVDSLNSQYNYIEKQLDSLEAASTPQEDELDRLKELKKIVSAEEREINRLNNGSKQLKEKALELQRNLENVGGEKLKSQKSKVQKIQSDIDRNSSEINRHKVQIETGQKMVKKLTKGIEDSKKEKDRLTEQKEKLTQAFKEIEQKAFVVQENYKKTQKVIDEHMIVLEKAKSEYNKMKKVMDELRASEVDAEFKLKDMKKAYKELEMKGKGYKKRLDDLQTALHRHIEQIQADLVDQEKLQATLADEHLNAACDLKKACEMVALLEAQLKEMNPNLDSISEYRKKVSSYNERVEELNAVTQERDDIKKQYDEWRKKRLDEFMEGFNAISLKLKEMYQMITLGGDAELELVDSLDPFSEGVVFSVRPPKKSWKNIANLSGGEKTLSSLALVFALHHYKPTPLYVMDEIDAALDFKNVSIVGHYVKDRTKDAQFIIISLRNNMFELADRLVGIYKTDNCTKSITINPGSFVVCEKAV is encoded by the exons ATGGCCCCGCACGCCGAGTCCGCACCCGACTCAGCCACTCGCCGCCGCTCCTCCGCTCGGCCAAGGCTCTTCATAAAGGAGATGGTCATGCGCAACTTCAAATCCTACGCCGGCGAACAGCGCGTCGGTCCCTTCCACAAG AGTTTCTCCGCCGTGGTGGGACCTAACGGGAGCGGGAAGAGCAACGTCATAGATGCGATGCTGTTTGTGTTCGGGAAGCGAGCCAAGCAG ATGCGGCTGAACAAAGTTTCGGAGCTAATACACAATTCCACCAATCACCAGAATTTGGATAGTGCAGGGGTTTCAGTTCATTTTCAAGAGATTGTGGATTCG GATGATGGAACATATGAGGCGGTTGCAGGAAGTGATTTTGTGATTACCAGGGTGGCTTTCCGGGACAACTCCTCTAAGTATTACATTAATGACCGCACAAGTAACTTTACAGAAGTTACGAAGAAACTGAAAGGGAAAGGTGTTGACCTTGACAATAACAGGTTTCTTATTCTTCAG GGTGAAGTTGAGcagatttcacttatgaaaccAAAAGCTCAAGGGCCTCATGATGAAGGTTTTCTAGAATATCTGGAGGATATCATTGGAACCAACAAATATGTGGAAAAGATTGATGAATCACACAAACT GTTAGAATCCTTGAATGAGAAAAGATCTGGGGTGGTACAAATGGTTAAGCTATCTGAGAAAGAAAGAGACAGCTTGGAG GATGTGAAGAACGAAGCAGAAGCATACATGCTTAAGGAGTTGTCTCTGTTGAAATGGCAAGAGAAAGCTACAAAGTTGGCCCTTGATGATACAGGTGGAAAAATGGATGAGTTACAAGGGAATGTTGCTACTCTAGAAGAAAGTCTCAAGGCAGAAAG GGATAAAATCCAAGATAGTAAACAAACTCTCAAAGAGCTTGAAACTACGCACAACAACTATATGAAAAGACAAGAG gaGTTAGATAATGATATGAGGAAGTGCAAGGAAGAGTTCAAAGAGTTTGAGAGGCAGGATGTGAAGTATCGAGAGGATTTTAAGCACGTGAATCAGAAGATCAAAAAGCTTGAGGATAAAGTAGAAAAG GATTCATCAAAAATTGAAGCCCTTATAAAAGAGGGTGAGGAATCAACTGTTCTGATACCAAAACTTGAGGACAATATCCCAAAATTGCAAAAGTTGTTGCTTGATGAGGAGAAGGTCTTAGAAGAAATCACAGAGAGTTCCAAAG TTGAAACTGAGAAATACCGCTCTGAGCTTGCTAAAGTTCGTGCTGAGCTTGAACCTTGGGAAAAAGATTTGATTGAGCACAATGGAAAACTTGAAGTTGCATGTACAGAGGCTAAGCTTCTAAATGATAAG CATGAAGGTGCTTCTCAAGCCTTTGAAGATGCTCAAAAGCAGATGAAAAGCATATCagaaacaattaaatcaaaaacTGCCAGCATTTCTCAAATCAACAGTGATATAGAAAAGAGGAAGCATGAAGCTTCAGAAGCTCACCAAATTGAAGAA GAATGTATCAAAGAGCAAGATGAACTGATTCCTCTTGAACAAAGTGCTAGACAGAAAGTTGCAGAACTGAAGTCTGTTCTAGATTCTGAGAAGAGTCAGGGATCAGTTCTTAAAGCAATCCTGAAAGCCaaggaaacaaaacaaatagaAGGAATATATGGTCGCATGGGTGATTTAGGTGCTATTGATG CAAAATATGATGTTGCAATATCAACAGCATGCCATGGACTTGATTATATTGTGGTGGAAACAACTAATGCAGCTCAAGCATGTGTTGAGTTACTTCGTAGAGAGAATCTTGGTGTTGCTACTTTCATgatattg GAGAAGCAAGTTGATCTTCTTCCGAAGTTGAAAAAGAATGTAAGCACTCCAGAGGGGGTTCCACGCCTTTTTGATTTAGTGAAAGTTCAAGATGAAAGAATGAAGCTTGCTTTCTTTGCGGCACTTAGAAACACTGTGGTTGCTAAAGATCTTGACCAG GCAACACGTATAGCATATGGTGGAAACACTGAGTTTCGTCGAGTTGTTACCCTTGACGGTGCACTCTTTGAAAATTCGGGAACAATGAGTGGTGGGGGTGGTAAGCCCCGTGGTGGCAAGATGGGGACATCAATTCGAGCTACAAGCGTGTCTGTAGAAAGTGTTGCAAATGCTGAAAAAGAGTTGTCTAGGTTGACTGATAAACTGAATGACATCCGCCAAAGAATTATGGCTGCTGTGCAACGTTATCAGGCCTCAGAAAAAGCTGTTGCTGCTTTAGAAATGGAGTTAGCTAAAAGTCAGAAGGAG GTTGACAGTTTAAattcacaatataattatattgaaaaacaACTTGATTCCCTTGAGGCAGCATCAACGCCACAGGAGGATGAGCTCGACAGATTGAAAGAGCTGAAGAAGATTGTTTCTGCAGAAGAAAGGGAGATTAATAGACTAAATAATGGATCTAAACAACTGAAGGAAAAG GCTTTGGAGCTCCAGAGAAATTTAGAAAATGTTGGGGGTGAAAAGTTAAAATCTCAGAAGTCAAAGGTCCAGAAAATTCAATCT GATATTGATAGGAATAGTTCAGAAATAAACCGTCATAAGGTCCAAATAGAGACAGGACAAAAAATGGTGAAAAAATTGACTAAAGGAATTGAGGATTCAAAGAAGGAGAAAGACCGGCTTACTGAGCAAAAGGAGAAACTAACGCAAGCCTTCAAAGAAATAGAGCAGAAAGCATTTGTAGTTCaagagaattataaaaaaacccaAAAG GTGATTGACGAACATATGATTGTCTTGGAGAAAGCAAAATCCGAGTACAATAAGATGAAAAAAGTGATGGATGAATTGCGTGCATCTGAG GTTGATgctgaatttaaattaaaagacatGAAGAAAGCATATAAAGAATTGGAAATGAAGGGGAAAGGTTACAAGAAAAGACTAGATGATTTGCAAACTGCTCTTCATAGGCATATTGAACA AATTCAGGCAGATTTAGTGGATCAAGAAAAGCTACAGGCTACATTGGCTGATGAACATCTTAATGCTGCTTGTGACCTGAAAAAGGCCTGTGAAATGGTTGCTCTGCTTGAAGCACAACTAAAGGAGATGAATCCAAATCTTGATTCAATTTCAGA ATACCGAAAGAAGGTATCTTCGTACAATGAGCGAGTTGAAGAACTTAATGCAGTCACGCAGGAGCGGGATGACATAAAAAAGCAGTATGATGAATGGAGAAAGAAGAG ATTGGACGAGTTTATGGAAGGATTTAATGCAATATCTTTAAAGTTAAAGGAAATGTATCAG ATGATTACTCTTGGAGGTGATGCAGAACTTGAGCTTGTGGATTCTTTGGATCCTTTCTCTGAAGGTGTTGTGTTCAGTGTCAGACCaccaaagaaaagctggaaaaATATTGCAAATTTATCGGGTGGTGAAAAG ACTCTTAGCTCGCTGGCTCTTGTATTTGCTCTTCATCATTACAAGCCTACCCCACTCTATGTAATGGATGAAATTGATGCTGCCCTGG ACTTCAAGAATGTATCTATCGTCGGGCATTATGTGAAAGACAGGACCAAGGATGCTCAATTCATAATCATTAG TCTTAGGAACAATATGTTTGAATTGGCTGATCGACTTGTTGGGATATATAAAACTGATAATTGCACAAAGAGCATTACTATCAATCCGGGGAGTTTTGTGGTATGCGAAAAGGCTGTTTGA
- the LOC114382756 gene encoding structural maintenance of chromosomes protein 4-like isoform X2: MAPHAESAPDSATRRRSSARPRLFIKEMVMRNFKSYAGEQRVGPFHKSFSAVVGPNGSGKSNVIDAMLFVFGKRAKQMRLNKVSELIHNSTNHQNLDSAGVSVHFQEIVDSDDGTYEAVAGSDFVITRVAFRDNSSKYYINDRTSNFTEVTKKLKGKGVDLDNNRFLILQGEVEQISLMKPKAQGPHDEGFLEYLEDIIGTNKYVEKIDESHKLLESLNEKRSGVVQMVKLSEKERDSLEDVKNEAEAYMLKELSLLKWQEKATKLALDDTGGKMDELQGNVATLEESLKAERDKIQDSKQTLKELETTHNNYMKRQEELDNDMRKCKEEFKEFERQDVKYREDFKHVNQKIKKLEDKVEKDSSKIEALIKEGEESTVLIPKLEDNIPKLQKLLLDEEKVLEEITESSKAKYDVAISTACHGLDYIVVETTNAAQACVELLRRENLGVATFMILEKQVDLLPKLKKNVSTPEGVPRLFDLVKVQDERMKLAFFAALRNTVVAKDLDQATRIAYGGNTEFRRVVTLDGALFENSGTMSGGGGKPRGGKMGTSIRATSVSVESVANAEKELSRLTDKLNDIRQRIMAAVQRYQASEKAVAALEMELAKSQKEVDSLNSQYNYIEKQLDSLEAASTPQEDELDRLKELKKIVSAEEREINRLNNGSKQLKEKALELQRNLENVGGEKLKSQKSKVQKIQSDIDRNSSEINRHKVQIETGQKMVKKLTKGIEDSKKEKDRLTEQKEKLTQAFKEIEQKAFVVQENYKKTQKVIDEHMIVLEKAKSEYNKMKKVMDELRASEVDAEFKLKDMKKAYKELEMKGKGYKKRLDDLQTALHRHIEQIQADLVDQEKLQATLADEHLNAACDLKKACEMVALLEAQLKEMNPNLDSISEYRKKVSSYNERVEELNAVTQERDDIKKQYDEWRKKRLDEFMEGFNAISLKLKEMYQMITLGGDAELELVDSLDPFSEGVVFSVRPPKKSWKNIANLSGGEKTLSSLALVFALHHYKPTPLYVMDEIDAALDFKNVSIVGHYVKDRTKDAQFIIISLRNNMFELADRLVGIYKTDNCTKSITINPGSFVVCEKAV, from the exons ATGGCCCCGCACGCCGAGTCCGCACCCGACTCAGCCACTCGCCGCCGCTCCTCCGCTCGGCCAAGGCTCTTCATAAAGGAGATGGTCATGCGCAACTTCAAATCCTACGCCGGCGAACAGCGCGTCGGTCCCTTCCACAAG AGTTTCTCCGCCGTGGTGGGACCTAACGGGAGCGGGAAGAGCAACGTCATAGATGCGATGCTGTTTGTGTTCGGGAAGCGAGCCAAGCAG ATGCGGCTGAACAAAGTTTCGGAGCTAATACACAATTCCACCAATCACCAGAATTTGGATAGTGCAGGGGTTTCAGTTCATTTTCAAGAGATTGTGGATTCG GATGATGGAACATATGAGGCGGTTGCAGGAAGTGATTTTGTGATTACCAGGGTGGCTTTCCGGGACAACTCCTCTAAGTATTACATTAATGACCGCACAAGTAACTTTACAGAAGTTACGAAGAAACTGAAAGGGAAAGGTGTTGACCTTGACAATAACAGGTTTCTTATTCTTCAG GGTGAAGTTGAGcagatttcacttatgaaaccAAAAGCTCAAGGGCCTCATGATGAAGGTTTTCTAGAATATCTGGAGGATATCATTGGAACCAACAAATATGTGGAAAAGATTGATGAATCACACAAACT GTTAGAATCCTTGAATGAGAAAAGATCTGGGGTGGTACAAATGGTTAAGCTATCTGAGAAAGAAAGAGACAGCTTGGAG GATGTGAAGAACGAAGCAGAAGCATACATGCTTAAGGAGTTGTCTCTGTTGAAATGGCAAGAGAAAGCTACAAAGTTGGCCCTTGATGATACAGGTGGAAAAATGGATGAGTTACAAGGGAATGTTGCTACTCTAGAAGAAAGTCTCAAGGCAGAAAG GGATAAAATCCAAGATAGTAAACAAACTCTCAAAGAGCTTGAAACTACGCACAACAACTATATGAAAAGACAAGAG gaGTTAGATAATGATATGAGGAAGTGCAAGGAAGAGTTCAAAGAGTTTGAGAGGCAGGATGTGAAGTATCGAGAGGATTTTAAGCACGTGAATCAGAAGATCAAAAAGCTTGAGGATAAAGTAGAAAAG GATTCATCAAAAATTGAAGCCCTTATAAAAGAGGGTGAGGAATCAACTGTTCTGATACCAAAACTTGAGGACAATATCCCAAAATTGCAAAAGTTGTTGCTTGATGAGGAGAAGGTCTTAGAAGAAATCACAGAGAGTTCCAAAG CAAAATATGATGTTGCAATATCAACAGCATGCCATGGACTTGATTATATTGTGGTGGAAACAACTAATGCAGCTCAAGCATGTGTTGAGTTACTTCGTAGAGAGAATCTTGGTGTTGCTACTTTCATgatattg GAGAAGCAAGTTGATCTTCTTCCGAAGTTGAAAAAGAATGTAAGCACTCCAGAGGGGGTTCCACGCCTTTTTGATTTAGTGAAAGTTCAAGATGAAAGAATGAAGCTTGCTTTCTTTGCGGCACTTAGAAACACTGTGGTTGCTAAAGATCTTGACCAG GCAACACGTATAGCATATGGTGGAAACACTGAGTTTCGTCGAGTTGTTACCCTTGACGGTGCACTCTTTGAAAATTCGGGAACAATGAGTGGTGGGGGTGGTAAGCCCCGTGGTGGCAAGATGGGGACATCAATTCGAGCTACAAGCGTGTCTGTAGAAAGTGTTGCAAATGCTGAAAAAGAGTTGTCTAGGTTGACTGATAAACTGAATGACATCCGCCAAAGAATTATGGCTGCTGTGCAACGTTATCAGGCCTCAGAAAAAGCTGTTGCTGCTTTAGAAATGGAGTTAGCTAAAAGTCAGAAGGAG GTTGACAGTTTAAattcacaatataattatattgaaaaacaACTTGATTCCCTTGAGGCAGCATCAACGCCACAGGAGGATGAGCTCGACAGATTGAAAGAGCTGAAGAAGATTGTTTCTGCAGAAGAAAGGGAGATTAATAGACTAAATAATGGATCTAAACAACTGAAGGAAAAG GCTTTGGAGCTCCAGAGAAATTTAGAAAATGTTGGGGGTGAAAAGTTAAAATCTCAGAAGTCAAAGGTCCAGAAAATTCAATCT GATATTGATAGGAATAGTTCAGAAATAAACCGTCATAAGGTCCAAATAGAGACAGGACAAAAAATGGTGAAAAAATTGACTAAAGGAATTGAGGATTCAAAGAAGGAGAAAGACCGGCTTACTGAGCAAAAGGAGAAACTAACGCAAGCCTTCAAAGAAATAGAGCAGAAAGCATTTGTAGTTCaagagaattataaaaaaacccaAAAG GTGATTGACGAACATATGATTGTCTTGGAGAAAGCAAAATCCGAGTACAATAAGATGAAAAAAGTGATGGATGAATTGCGTGCATCTGAG GTTGATgctgaatttaaattaaaagacatGAAGAAAGCATATAAAGAATTGGAAATGAAGGGGAAAGGTTACAAGAAAAGACTAGATGATTTGCAAACTGCTCTTCATAGGCATATTGAACA AATTCAGGCAGATTTAGTGGATCAAGAAAAGCTACAGGCTACATTGGCTGATGAACATCTTAATGCTGCTTGTGACCTGAAAAAGGCCTGTGAAATGGTTGCTCTGCTTGAAGCACAACTAAAGGAGATGAATCCAAATCTTGATTCAATTTCAGA ATACCGAAAGAAGGTATCTTCGTACAATGAGCGAGTTGAAGAACTTAATGCAGTCACGCAGGAGCGGGATGACATAAAAAAGCAGTATGATGAATGGAGAAAGAAGAG ATTGGACGAGTTTATGGAAGGATTTAATGCAATATCTTTAAAGTTAAAGGAAATGTATCAG ATGATTACTCTTGGAGGTGATGCAGAACTTGAGCTTGTGGATTCTTTGGATCCTTTCTCTGAAGGTGTTGTGTTCAGTGTCAGACCaccaaagaaaagctggaaaaATATTGCAAATTTATCGGGTGGTGAAAAG ACTCTTAGCTCGCTGGCTCTTGTATTTGCTCTTCATCATTACAAGCCTACCCCACTCTATGTAATGGATGAAATTGATGCTGCCCTGG ACTTCAAGAATGTATCTATCGTCGGGCATTATGTGAAAGACAGGACCAAGGATGCTCAATTCATAATCATTAG TCTTAGGAACAATATGTTTGAATTGGCTGATCGACTTGTTGGGATATATAAAACTGATAATTGCACAAAGAGCATTACTATCAATCCGGGGAGTTTTGTGGTATGCGAAAAGGCTGTTTGA
- the LOC114380907 gene encoding zinc-finger homeodomain protein 9-like yields the protein MEIITPTATATNATAKSPEPDIETMTRIHQNPNPNPKPVSFSNGVLKRHHVNHRAAVVYKECLKNHVASLGGHALDGCGEFMPSPAATADDPSSIKCAACGCHRNFHRREPEESPISPATHHVLEYRPHHRHHPPPPHRSPNSASPPPISSYPSAPHMLLALSGGAGLSVAPENTAAPAPPHHSRKRFRTKFTQEQKEKMHEFADKVGWKMQRRDEEMVMEFCNEIGVDRGVLKVWMHNNKNTFAKKDNLNGNSIGNVAIVSANGVAPIGAVGSATVRSSVHVHEHEHGGINGNGSGDNNHNPLGSRDVNEYENDSGTNGGGGTNGSSSSS from the coding sequence ATGGAGATAATAACACCCACAGCAACCGCCACAAACGCAACCGCAAAATCGCCAGAACCCGACATAGAGACGATGACCCGGATCCATCAAAACCCGAACCCGAATCCAAAGCCGGTGTCTTTCTCCAACGGCGTCTTGAAGCGCCACCATGTAAACCACCGCGCCGCGGTGGTTTACAAGGAATGCCTGAAGAACCACGTGGCGAGCTTGGGTGGCCACGCTTTGGACGGCTGCGGCGAGTTCATGCCGTCGCCGGCGGCCACCGCCGACGACCCCAGCTCCATCAAATGCGCCGCCTGCGGCTGCCACCGGAACTTCCACCGCCGCGAACCGGAGGAGTCACCCATTTCTCCGGCGACACATCACGTCCTCGAGTACAGGCCACACCACCGCCACCACCCTCCGCCGCCTCACCGGAGTCCCAACTCCGCCTCCCCGCCGCCGATCTCATCCTACCCCTCGGCGCCCCACATGCTCCTCGCCCTCTCCGGCGGGGCCGGCCTCTCCGTCGCGCCGGAAAACACCGCCGCGCCGGCGCCGCCGCACCACTCGCGTAAACGCTTCCGGACGAAGTTCACCCAAGAACAAAAGGAGAAGATGCACGAGTTCGCGGACAAAGTTGGTTGGAAGATGCAGAGGCGCGACGAGGAAATGGTTATGGAGTTCTGCAACGAGATTGGTGTCGACAGAGGAGTTCTCAAAGTGTGGATgcacaacaacaagaacacttTCGCGAAAAAAGACAACCTTAACGGCAACAGTATCGGTAACGTTGCCATTGTCAGTGCCAACGGAGTTGCTCCCATTGGCGCCGTTGGCAGCGCTACCGTTAGAAGCAGCGTTCATGTCCACGAACATGAACACGGAGGAATTAACGGTAACGGTAGCGGCGACAACAACCACAACCCCCTCGGTTCCCGGGATGTGAACGAGTACGAGAATGATAGTGGGACTAACGGCGGCGGCGGTACTAAtgggtcttcttcttcttcttga